A part of Cannabis sativa cultivar Pink pepper isolate KNU-18-1 chromosome 6, ASM2916894v1, whole genome shotgun sequence genomic DNA contains:
- the LOC115724947 gene encoding heterogeneous nuclear ribonucleoprotein 1 isoform X2, with amino-acid sequence MVDFRKMESDLGKLFIGGISWDTDEERLKEYFGNYGEVVEAVIMRDRATGRARGFGFVVFADPGVAERVIMDKHIIDGRTVEAKKAVPKDDQHILNRNVGGIHCSPGPGRTRKIFVGGLASTVTESDFKKYFDQFGMITDVVVMYDHNTQRPRGFGFITYDSEEAVDRVLHKTFHELNGKMVEVKRAVPKELSPGPSRSPLIGYNYSLGRANSFLSSYAQGYNLSPVGGFGVRMDDRFSPISSGRSGFSPFSNSGYGMGMNLEPGLSPSYGATSNFNNSLGYARMLSPYYTGNSNRYNTPIGYNASNGRSNSVISSAARNVWGNGSITNATNPGSPGAYLSSGNGSFGVSFGNSGANWGPAPVSTQGGGSGSGYSGNSYGNGDSSFGFGEGGYGRNGSTGVTTTSSYPTSTVGYERSYGDLYRSGSVYGDSTWRSTTPDLDGSSTFGYGLGNITSDVAAKSSEDYIGSYNVTSRQTNRGTAT; translated from the exons ATGGTTGATTTCAGAAAGATGGAATCAGATCTTGGCAAGCTCTTCATTGGTGGGATTTCATGGGACACAGATGAAGAACGACTTAAGGAATATTTTGGGAATTATGGTGAGGTAGTGGAAGCTGTGATCATGAGAGATCGGGCTACAGGTCGAGCTCGGGGCTttggttttgttgtttttgCAGATCCTGGTGTTGCAGAAAGAGTTATTATGGATAAGCACATAATTGATGGACGTACG GTTGAGGCAAAGAAAGCTGTTCCTAAGGATGATCAACATATTTTGAACAGAAATGTTGGCGGAATTCACTGCTCTCCCGGTCCTGGTCGCACAAGAAAGATCTTTGTTGGAGGTTTGGCTTCAACTGTCACAGAGAGCGACTTTAAGAAGTATTTTGATCAATTTGGTATGATTACTGATGTTGTAGTCATGTATGATCACAACACCCAAAGGCCAAGAGGTTTTGGCTTTATCACTTATGACTCAGAGGAAGCTGTTGACAGAGTGCTGCATAAAACGTTTCATGAACTCAATGGCAAAATGGTTGAGGTCAAGAGGGCAGTTCCCAAAGAGCTTTCCCCAGGACCTAGCCGGAGTCCTCTGATAGGATACAACTATAGTTTGGGTAGGGCAAATAGCTTCCTAAGCAGTTATGCTCAGGGTTATAATCTTAGCCCGGTTGGAGGTTTTGGGGTCAGGATGGATGACAGATTTAGTCCAATTTCTAGCGGTCGAAGTGGGTTTTCTCCATTTAGCAATTCTGGTTATGGAATGGGTATGAATTTAGAGCCAGGGTTGAGCCCAAGCTATGGTGCAACTTCCAACTTTAACAACAGTCTTGGTTATGCACGGATGCTAAGCCCATACTACACTGGCAATTCAAATAGGTACAATACCCCTATTGGGTATAATGCGAGTAATGGCAGGAGTAACTCTGTTATAAGCTCCGCTGCTCGAAATGTTTGGGGaaatgggagcattaccaatGCCACCAACCCTGGTAGCCCAGGGGCTTACCTGAGCTCTGGAAATGGGAGTTTTGGTGTTTCATTTGGAAATAGTGGAGCAAATTGGGGACCTGCTCCTGTTTCTACTCAAGGTGGTGGTAGTGGTTCTGGTTATAGTGGCAATAGTTACGGGAATGGAGATAGTAGCTTTGGATTCGGAGAGGGGGGTTACGGAAGAAATGGTAGCACAGGTGTGACCACAACGTCATCATACCCAACATCAACTGTTGGTTATGAGAGGTCCTACGGGGATCTGTATCGTAGTGGTTCAGTTTATGGCGACTCAACTTGGCGCTCCACCACTCCTGACCTGGATGGTTCTAGCACGTTTGGTTATGGGCTTGGCAACATAACTTCAGATGTTGCAGCCAAGAGTTCTGAGGATTATATTGGGAGCTACAATGTCACTAGTAGGCAGACAAATAGAG gAACTGCTACATAG
- the LOC115724947 gene encoding heterogeneous nuclear ribonucleoprotein 1 isoform X1, with amino-acid sequence MESDLGKLFIGGISWDTDEERLKEYFGNYGEVVEAVIMRDRATGRARGFGFVVFADPGVAERVIMDKHIIDGRTVEAKKAVPKDDQHILNRNVGGIHCSPGPGRTRKIFVGGLASTVTESDFKKYFDQFGMITDVVVMYDHNTQRPRGFGFITYDSEEAVDRVLHKTFHELNGKMVEVKRAVPKELSPGPSRSPLIGYNYSLGRANSFLSSYAQGYNLSPVGGFGVRMDDRFSPISSGRSGFSPFSNSGYGMGMNLEPGLSPSYGATSNFNNSLGYARMLSPYYTGNSNRYNTPIGYNASNGRSNSVISSAARNVWGNGSITNATNPGSPGAYLSSGNGSFGVSFGNSGANWGPAPVSTQGGGSGSGYSGNSYGNGDSSFGFGEGGYGRNGSTGVTTTSSYPTSTVGYERSYGDLYRSGSVYGDSTWRSTTPDLDGSSTFGYGLGNITSDVAAKSSEDYIGSYNVTSRQTNRGKLFYFGLVLDCVVLLVKDGNNRNKNPKFEYNHLLTGNALCSHTRLCGFPKKLESVIPYCS; translated from the exons ATGGAATCAGATCTTGGCAAGCTCTTCATTGGTGGGATTTCATGGGACACAGATGAAGAACGACTTAAGGAATATTTTGGGAATTATGGTGAGGTAGTGGAAGCTGTGATCATGAGAGATCGGGCTACAGGTCGAGCTCGGGGCTttggttttgttgtttttgCAGATCCTGGTGTTGCAGAAAGAGTTATTATGGATAAGCACATAATTGATGGACGTACG GTTGAGGCAAAGAAAGCTGTTCCTAAGGATGATCAACATATTTTGAACAGAAATGTTGGCGGAATTCACTGCTCTCCCGGTCCTGGTCGCACAAGAAAGATCTTTGTTGGAGGTTTGGCTTCAACTGTCACAGAGAGCGACTTTAAGAAGTATTTTGATCAATTTGGTATGATTACTGATGTTGTAGTCATGTATGATCACAACACCCAAAGGCCAAGAGGTTTTGGCTTTATCACTTATGACTCAGAGGAAGCTGTTGACAGAGTGCTGCATAAAACGTTTCATGAACTCAATGGCAAAATGGTTGAGGTCAAGAGGGCAGTTCCCAAAGAGCTTTCCCCAGGACCTAGCCGGAGTCCTCTGATAGGATACAACTATAGTTTGGGTAGGGCAAATAGCTTCCTAAGCAGTTATGCTCAGGGTTATAATCTTAGCCCGGTTGGAGGTTTTGGGGTCAGGATGGATGACAGATTTAGTCCAATTTCTAGCGGTCGAAGTGGGTTTTCTCCATTTAGCAATTCTGGTTATGGAATGGGTATGAATTTAGAGCCAGGGTTGAGCCCAAGCTATGGTGCAACTTCCAACTTTAACAACAGTCTTGGTTATGCACGGATGCTAAGCCCATACTACACTGGCAATTCAAATAGGTACAATACCCCTATTGGGTATAATGCGAGTAATGGCAGGAGTAACTCTGTTATAAGCTCCGCTGCTCGAAATGTTTGGGGaaatgggagcattaccaatGCCACCAACCCTGGTAGCCCAGGGGCTTACCTGAGCTCTGGAAATGGGAGTTTTGGTGTTTCATTTGGAAATAGTGGAGCAAATTGGGGACCTGCTCCTGTTTCTACTCAAGGTGGTGGTAGTGGTTCTGGTTATAGTGGCAATAGTTACGGGAATGGAGATAGTAGCTTTGGATTCGGAGAGGGGGGTTACGGAAGAAATGGTAGCACAGGTGTGACCACAACGTCATCATACCCAACATCAACTGTTGGTTATGAGAGGTCCTACGGGGATCTGTATCGTAGTGGTTCAGTTTATGGCGACTCAACTTGGCGCTCCACCACTCCTGACCTGGATGGTTCTAGCACGTTTGGTTATGGGCTTGGCAACATAACTTCAGATGTTGCAGCCAAGAGTTCTGAGGATTATATTGGGAGCTACAATGTCACTAGTAGGCAGACAAATAGAGGTAAACTCTTTTATTTTGGTCTTGTTCTTGATTGTGTGGTTTTATTAGTAAAAGATGGCAATAACAGAAACAAGAATCCCAAATTTGAATATAATCATTTACTGACTGGAAATGCATTGTGTAGTCATACCAGGTTGTGTGGCTTTCCTAAAAAGTTAGAATCTGTCATCCCTTATTGTTCCTAA
- the LOC115724947 gene encoding heterogeneous nuclear ribonucleoprotein 1 isoform X3 produces MESDLGKLFIGGISWDTDEERLKEYFGNYGEVVEAVIMRDRATGRARGFGFVVFADPGVAERVIMDKHIIDGRTVEAKKAVPKDDQHILNRNVGGIHCSPGPGRTRKIFVGGLASTVTESDFKKYFDQFGMITDVVVMYDHNTQRPRGFGFITYDSEEAVDRVLHKTFHELNGKMVEVKRAVPKELSPGPSRSPLIGYNYSLGRANSFLSSYAQGYNLSPVGGFGVRMDDRFSPISSGRSGFSPFSNSGYGMGMNLEPGLSPSYGATSNFNNSLGYARMLSPYYTGNSNRYNTPIGYNASNGRSNSVISSAARNVWGNGSITNATNPGSPGAYLSSGNGSFGVSFGNSGANWGPAPVSTQGGGSGSGYSGNSYGNGDSSFGFGEGGYGRNGSTGVTTTSSYPTSTVGYERSYGDLYRSGSVYGDSTWRSTTPDLDGSSTFGYGLGNITSDVAAKSSEDYIGSYNVTSRQTNRGTAT; encoded by the exons ATGGAATCAGATCTTGGCAAGCTCTTCATTGGTGGGATTTCATGGGACACAGATGAAGAACGACTTAAGGAATATTTTGGGAATTATGGTGAGGTAGTGGAAGCTGTGATCATGAGAGATCGGGCTACAGGTCGAGCTCGGGGCTttggttttgttgtttttgCAGATCCTGGTGTTGCAGAAAGAGTTATTATGGATAAGCACATAATTGATGGACGTACG GTTGAGGCAAAGAAAGCTGTTCCTAAGGATGATCAACATATTTTGAACAGAAATGTTGGCGGAATTCACTGCTCTCCCGGTCCTGGTCGCACAAGAAAGATCTTTGTTGGAGGTTTGGCTTCAACTGTCACAGAGAGCGACTTTAAGAAGTATTTTGATCAATTTGGTATGATTACTGATGTTGTAGTCATGTATGATCACAACACCCAAAGGCCAAGAGGTTTTGGCTTTATCACTTATGACTCAGAGGAAGCTGTTGACAGAGTGCTGCATAAAACGTTTCATGAACTCAATGGCAAAATGGTTGAGGTCAAGAGGGCAGTTCCCAAAGAGCTTTCCCCAGGACCTAGCCGGAGTCCTCTGATAGGATACAACTATAGTTTGGGTAGGGCAAATAGCTTCCTAAGCAGTTATGCTCAGGGTTATAATCTTAGCCCGGTTGGAGGTTTTGGGGTCAGGATGGATGACAGATTTAGTCCAATTTCTAGCGGTCGAAGTGGGTTTTCTCCATTTAGCAATTCTGGTTATGGAATGGGTATGAATTTAGAGCCAGGGTTGAGCCCAAGCTATGGTGCAACTTCCAACTTTAACAACAGTCTTGGTTATGCACGGATGCTAAGCCCATACTACACTGGCAATTCAAATAGGTACAATACCCCTATTGGGTATAATGCGAGTAATGGCAGGAGTAACTCTGTTATAAGCTCCGCTGCTCGAAATGTTTGGGGaaatgggagcattaccaatGCCACCAACCCTGGTAGCCCAGGGGCTTACCTGAGCTCTGGAAATGGGAGTTTTGGTGTTTCATTTGGAAATAGTGGAGCAAATTGGGGACCTGCTCCTGTTTCTACTCAAGGTGGTGGTAGTGGTTCTGGTTATAGTGGCAATAGTTACGGGAATGGAGATAGTAGCTTTGGATTCGGAGAGGGGGGTTACGGAAGAAATGGTAGCACAGGTGTGACCACAACGTCATCATACCCAACATCAACTGTTGGTTATGAGAGGTCCTACGGGGATCTGTATCGTAGTGGTTCAGTTTATGGCGACTCAACTTGGCGCTCCACCACTCCTGACCTGGATGGTTCTAGCACGTTTGGTTATGGGCTTGGCAACATAACTTCAGATGTTGCAGCCAAGAGTTCTGAGGATTATATTGGGAGCTACAATGTCACTAGTAGGCAGACAAATAGAG gAACTGCTACATAG